A window of Nocardia arthritidis genomic DNA:
AGGCAATCGACAACGGCCCGGAAACCCTCGGAATCGGCGAATACCGGGGTGAGATCCGCGAAGCGGACGCCGGGCGACGGGAAATCGTCGCGCCAACGGGTGAGGCGCTCGACCTGTTCGGCGGCCTTCGCCACCCGCTCGGCGGCCAATTCGCTGGACTCGATCGCCGCGTGCTTACTCATCGACACCTCTCCATGGTCACATTCACCCACATCACCTGTCACCGCTTCAGCACCCAGCGATCCATATTCCACCCGGTGCCCGCCTGGGTGGCCCCGGCGATACCGTTCTGCATACCGCTGCCGAAGGCGATGGTGCGCGGCGTGGCGAACAGGGGAATGCTCGGCATGTCGGCCCACAGCAGGTTCTCGGCCTCGGTGAGCAGATTCAGCGTGTTGGTCGAGTTGTCATCGGCCGCAAGCTGATCGGTGATCGCATCGTAACGGCCGTTGCCGTACCGGCCGAAATCGAGCCCGCTACCGGTGCGCAACGCGCTCGTGGCCGCGACGCCGGACAGCGATCCGGCCGGGCCCGGCCGCGATGCGGTACCGGCCAGCACCGCGTCGACTTTGCCCTCGGTGAGCTGGGTGGGTGTGAAATCCGTTGCGCCCGCGTCCACCACGGTGATTCCGGCCGCCTTGCAGGCGTCGGCGATCATCGCGACGGTCTGGGTGCGCCGCTCGTCGGGCTTCGTATATCCGACGCGCACAGTGATATTCGGCGAACCCGCCGCCTTCAATGCCGCGGCCGCGGCGGGCGCGTCACCGCCGCGGTACTTGCCCGCCGCGCCGGTGGTCGCCCCGTAGAAGAGCGAATCCTGTTGGGTGATGCGAGAGTTCAGCGGGCCGGCGCCGAGCCCGGTCTTCGGGGCGTCCTTGGCCTTGCCCAGCTTGTCGAACAGGTCCTGCCGCGGCGTGCACAGCGCGAAGGCGCGGCGCGCGTCGGCCGGTCCGAATACCCCGCCGGTGGCCAGTATCAGCTGCTCGGCGCCGCGGCCCGGCACCGTCTGCGTCGAAAAGCCGTCCAGGTTCAGATCTTTCACCGATCCGCCGCCGATATCGACAACGCCGACGGCATTGTCGGACACCTTCTTCTTGATGTCGGCGGTCTTCGGGAACACCACGATGCGCCCGGTGAGCGGCTTGTTGCCCCACCAGCGCTCGTTGGCGACCAGCACCAAACCGTCCTTGTCGCTGAAGGATTCGATGCGGTAGGGACCCGAGGACGGGAACCGGCTCATATCGAGCGAACCGGATCCGATGGTCCAGCCGCTGTTCCAGAAGTCGGCCAGCCGCTGCAGCGCACCCGGATCGCCGGATTGCAGCGCCGCCGACACATTCGGCACATTCGCCACCCGCGCGGCGACGTGCGCGGGCATCATCTCCCCCGCGGTGAACAGGTTGCGCCACGGCAGGTAGTGGCGGTCCGGGCGGAACACCACCGTCGCGTCCTTGGACCCCGGCTGACAATCCACCCGCTCGATATCGGCGTATCCGGCCGTGCTCGCCGCGTCGAACAGCGGGATCGGGCCGCGGTCACCGGGTTTGGTGAACCGCCCGCTGCGCGCGGCCCAGGCCAGCACCAGATCGTCGCAGGTGGTCTTCACCCCGTCGGAGTACACCCCGTCCGGGTTGAGCCGGTACTGGATGGTCTGCGCCTCCCCCGGCACCTCCTTGGCGGTGCCGACATCGGTGTCGGCCACCTGCTGACCATCCGGCCCGGTGTAGAAGAACCCGGTGAGCACCCGCGCGAACACCGCGGACGCGCCGCTGCTCGCGCCGAGCGTGGTACCGCCGTTATAGCTGGCGATCACCGCGTCGACGGCGTACCCGATCGATGGCACCTGATTCTTGCTGCCACAGCCTGTCATGAGCCCGGCGGCAAGGGCGCTGGCGGCCAATGCCCCGATCAGTCGCACCGACGTACCCGGCCTACGCATGAATTCCTTTGCCTCCGAGTTGAATCGCGTCGTTCAGTGATAACCGGCCGCGGGGTTCACTCGGCCCCGCGACCCGCACCCGGCGGGTCGCCCGGCAGACGGGTCAGTGCCGCCGCTTCTGCCGCTTTCCGCTCGGGCGCGCACCTGGGCGTGGTCCGGCGCCCGCGGGGCGCGGCATCTGCATGGTCGGCTCGTCGAAGTTGCGTCCGGTCGCGGCCTGCACCCGGCGCTCGGCCGCGGCTCGCGCCGCCGCACCGGCCTGCCCGTTGCGCCGCGCGAGCACCTTCTTGGTGTGCTGCGCCACCGGACCCCAGCGCTCCTTGATCGAAACCAGCAGCGGCACCGCGAAGAAGATCGACGAGTACGCGCCGACGATCATGCCGACCAGCTGCACCAGCGCCAGATCCTTCAGCGTGCCGACGCCGAGCAGCCATACCGCGATCACCAGCATGCCGACGATCGGCAGGATGCCGATGACGGTGGTGTTGATCGACCGCATCAGCGTCTGGTTGGCCGCCAGATTCGCCTGCTCGCCGTAGGTGCGCTTGGTCAAATGCAGTACGCCCCTGGTGTTTTCCTCCACCTTGTCGAAGACGACGACATTGTCGTAGAGGACGTAACCGAGGATGGTGAGCAGACCGATGACGGCGGCGGGCGTCACCTCGAAACCGACCAGCGAGTAAATACCCGCCGTGACGATCATGTTGAAGAACAGCGAGGCGATGGCCGCGATGGACATATCGCGTTCGAACCGGATCGCGATGTAGACCATGGTCAGCAGGATGAACACGCCGAGCGCGATGAGCGCCTTGCGGGTGATCTGCCCACCCCAGGTCTCGCTGATCTGCGCGACGGAGATGGCGTTGCGGCTCTGGTTACCGCTGCCGTCCTTCGGGTGGAAGGCGTCGAACAGCGCGGTCTGCAGTTTATCGGTCTGCGTCTGATCCAGTGTGTCGGAACGGATTTGGATGGATGCGGCACCGCCGGAGCCGACCTGCTGCACCGAGACCGGCTTGTGGCCGATGGCGGTGGCGTACACATCCTCGACCTTCGAGGTGGTGACGCCCGCGGCGGCGGGCAGCGCAATGCGCGAACCGCCCGCGAAATCGATGCCGAGGGTGAAGCCCTTGATGCCGATGCTCAGCGCCGATATCAGGATGAACGCCGCGGTGAGCGCGTAGTAGAACTTGCGCTTGCCGACGATCTCGAATCCGCCGGTGCCGGTGTAAAGGCGTTCGAAGAAGCCATGTTTCGGCGCGGTGGCCTCGTAGTCCAGTTCGTCGGTCAAGGTGGCCGGGTCGATGGTTGGGCTGGAGTTGCTCATCGTCGTGCCGTCTCCTTAACCGTGATGCTGCCCGCCTTGCGTTCCCTGGCGAGTTGCTGGATAGCGCCGAGTCCGTTGACCGACGGCTTGGCCCAGAACTGCGACCGGGACGCCAGCATCATCAGGGGCGCGGTCACCAGGTAGAGCACGATCACGTCGAGCACGGTAGTGACGCCGAGGGTGAACGCGAAACCCTTCACCTGCCCGGCGGCCAGGATGTAGAGCACCACCGAGGCGATGAGGCTGACCGTCTTACCCGAGAGGTTGGTGCGCTGGGCGCGGGCCCAGCCGCGCGGCACCGCCGAACGGAAGCTGCGGCCCTCGCGCATCTCGTCCTTGATGCGTTCGAAGAAGACGACGAACGAGTCGGCGGTCAGACCGATACCGATGATCAGACCGGCGATACCGGCCAGGTCGAGGGTGAAGCCGATCCATCTGCCGAGCAGCACGATCAGGCCGTACACCGCGACGCCCGAGGCCACCAGCGAGAAGCCGGCGAGAAAGCCGAGCATGCGGTAGTAGAGCAGGCAGTAGACGAGAACCACGGCCAGGCCGATCGCGCCCGCGAGCAGGCCGGCGCGCAGCGAGGACAGGCCGAGGGTCGCCGAAACCGATTCCGCCTCCGAGGTCTGGAACGACAGCGGCAGCGAACCGTACTTCAGCGTATTGGCCAGGTCGCGGGCGCTCGCGGCGGTGAAGTTACCGGAGATGCGGCTGCGGCCGTCGGTCTGCACGCCCTGCACCGTCGCCGCGGTGATCACCTTGGTGTCCAGCACGACCGCGATCTGCTTGCCCAGGTACTCCTTGGTCAGCTCGGTCCACTGGTCGGCGCCGGTGGATTTGAAGGTCAGGTCGACCACGTTGCGGGCTTCCATCTTGTCGAAACCCGAAGTGGCGTTGGCGATTTCCTCACCGCTGATCCGGCTCTTGTCCAGCAGGTAGACGTTGCCGTCCGAACCGCAGGCCACCAGCGGCAGGTTCGGGTCGTCGGCGCCGGCCAGCGGATCGGGCTTGGAGCAGTCGAGGGTTGCCATCGCCTGCTGCTGCACGGCCGGGTCGGTGCTCTGGCGCAGCGCCTTCGCGGCGGCGATCTCCTTTTCCGCCTTCTGCTGCGGGGTCAGATCGCCGGTCGGGGTCTGCGTCGGAGTCGGCGTCGGGGTCGCGGGGGCCGAGGTGGGCGGCTGCTCCTGGCCGGTCGGTCCCTGTGCCGGGAACACTCGGTTCTGCGGGGCGGGCTGCTGCTCCGGGGCGGGCTGTTCAGGAGCCGCGGGCGCCGGAGGGGACGCGGGCGCCGGCGCGGTCGACGGGTTCTCGCCGGGAGCGAGTGCGGGCGGGGCCGACGGCGCCGGAGCACCGGTGCCCGTGTCCTGCTTGGAGCCCTTCGCGGGTGCGATACCGCCCGGCATCACCGGACGGATATAGAGCTTGGCGGTCACCGCCAGGCTCCTGGCCTGCTGACCGTTGTCGCCCGGGACGGTGACGACGAGGTTGTCGCCGTCGATGACCACCTCGGAGTTCGTCACACCGAGCCCGTTCACCCGGCTCTCGATGATCGACTGCGCCCGATGCAGGCTGTCTTGGCTCGGTTTGCTGCCGTCCGGGGTGCGGGCGGTCAGCGTGACCCGGGTCCCGCCTTGCAGATCGATACCGAGCTTCGGCGTTGGGGCCTTGTCACCGGTGAAGAACACCAGCGCGTAGATGACGGCCAGCAGCGCGGCGTAGACGCCGAGCAACCGGAACGGATGCCCCGTTCCCTTGGAAGGTGGCACAGTACGTATCTCCTAGGCGGGAGGTCGACGGTGGAACAGGCGAGCGCGCCCGGCCGCATATGGTCGGGCCTGCGCCGGGCGCCCTGATGGTGGCGAGTGTCAGTCCTTGGTCAGCCGGGTCTCGGTCTGCTCCGCGGACTCCTCGACCGGAGCGCTCTCGGGCGCGTCGGTCGCGGCATCGTCGGCGGTCTCCGCGGCCGTGTCCTCGGCGCGCACCTCGCTGATCGCGCGGCGCAGCCAGGTGGTCACGACATCCTCGGCGATTTCGAGGTCGACGGTGGTGTCGTCGATTTCGACCACCGTGCCGTAGAGCCCCGACGTGGTGATGACTTGGTCGCCGATTTTCAGGTTGTCCTGCATGGAGGCCACCTTCTCGGCCTCCCGCTTCTGGCGGCGGACGCCGAGGAACATCGGCACTAGCAGGGCTACCAGCAGCAGCGGTAACAGGAGTTCCATCGTCGAAGTCAGTCCCTAGTGTGTGGGTCGGATCGGGCAAGTACCCACACAGTCTGCCAGTTCATGTCGTTATCGACACACCGGCATGCCAGGTTCGACACGCCAGATCCGGCCATCCGGCCCAGAAGACGCCGATGCGCCGGGGACGCTTGGCGAATCAGCGTCCCCGGCACGGATGCGGCGGTTCCCGGTTGTCTACCGCGGCCAGGTGTTCTGCACGACGTAGAAGCCGTACGGATTACCTGCCGGATCGCCTGTCCTGTCCTTCTTGATCTCCTGGCACGGCTCGACGCTGCCGCCCAGGTGCTGATTACTGAACAGCGCCCTGGACTGCGCCGTTACGCGGGCCTCGCAGCTCTGCCGATCCGAGTAGCCCCAGACCTCCGACGTCGTCGAGCCGTGGGTGGTGACCTTGTGATAGATGAGGTTCGCCTCCGCGTTGGCCGTTCCCGCACCGAGCGCGATCACCGCGCCGACGCTCGCGGCCAGGCCGGTGACACCCGCCAGCCGACGCATCGTGTTACCCATGATTCCTCCCCTTCCCGGAAGTTTTCTCAGTGCGAGAACGTGACCTGGACACCGGTCACGTTCGGGGTCGTCGCCCGGATGCCGGGCACCGCGAGGACGTTCCCCCACGGGACGCAGCCGGTGGAGTTCGGAATCGAGTACCACTGCTCGTTTCCGTTGATGTCGTAACCGCGCGCCTGCACCACCGGTATGCCGTTGCCGATGATGTTGATCGTGTAGCAGACCTGGTGGCCGGGGCTCCCGGCCACGTTGCAGCTGGAATTGGCGACCGGCCCCCACTTGTTCAGCGGTGCGGCGAATGCCCGCCCGCCGCACGATCCGGCCTGTGCGGACGGCGCGGACAGCAGGTCGGAATTCGCCACCAGCGGAGCGGCGGCCGCGACACCGGCGATCGCCAGCACACTCGCGGCACGCGCGGCAGACTTCATAAATACTTTCATTTCACATTTCCCCAATACTTCGGTGACGCGGATTCGGCCGCCCGGCCGATCCCCCCGGCGAACACACCGCGGCATTCGGCCGCCACGCGGACGAATCCCAATAGTCCTGAGCTCCAAAGACTTTCGGTGCGTTCACAAGATTGGATGCGCCGGGTCGCCCCGGCGTTCCCCAATGTGACCGGCATCACAAATAGATCCGCCCCGACCTGAGGGTCGGGGCGGGCCAAATGCTGTGGCGCACCGTGCGTTACCTGGTAGGAGCGGCGAATTCACCTTTCTGGGAAGGAGATCCGCGCACCGCGCGTTTGCGCGGGATCAGGCGGCAGCCGGGCCGTAGCTGTAGTCGTCGAGCGGGAAGGTGACCGCCTCGCGGTGGGCGTTGACCGTGCTGGTCGGGCGGAGCAGGGCGGCCTCGCCGTGCTGGTTGAAGTAGTAGCTGCGCGCGGTGGAGCAATCGCCGCCGTAGAAGACCGAGGAGCCGAGCTTCTCGGTGACGCGGTCCAGGAATTCGGTGTTCGCGCGCTCGGTGACCTCGAAAGTCGTTTCCCCGCGCCGGAACAGCTCGCCGAACAGCCTGCCCATATGCTTCATCTGCGCCTCGATGGTGGTGAAATAGGACAGGCCGCTGTACGAGTACGGGCTGTTGAGGCTCAGGAAGTTCGGGAACTTGGGCACGGTTATGCCCTCGTAGGCCTGGAATCGGTTGTCGCGCCACCACTTTCCGAGGTTCACACCCTCGCGGCCGATGATCTCGATGGCCGGGAAGTTCACATCCCACAGGTTGAAGCCGGTGGCCAGGATGAGAGTGTCGATCTCGGTCTTGTGGCCGTCCGCGGTGACGATGCCATCGGCCTCGACGTGATCGATGGAGTTGGTCTCCAAGCGCACGTGCGGCTGGTTGAAGGTGCGGAAGTAGGTGTTGGAGAAGGTCGGGCGCTTACAGCCGAAGTCGTAGTGCGGGGTGAGCTGCTTGCGAATCTCCTTGTCCCGCACCTGCGCTCGCAGATGCGCCTTGGCGAGCACGCCCGCGCCCCGATTCAGTAGCTTGGCGTGCTTGAAGTGCAGTACGCCGATCACCATCAGCGCCTCTAGCAGGCTCGTATTCACCAGGCGCGCGGCCTTTTGCGTCACAGGCACTTTCGCGAACAACTGCTGGACGGCGGGCGGGATCGCGGCATCGATCTTGGGTACCACCCAGATCGGGGTGCGCTGAAAGACGGTGAGCGCCGCGGCCTTCTTGGCCACCTCGGGAATCAACTGGACGGCGGTGGCGCCGGTGCCGATGACGGCGGCGCGGCGGCCGGTCAGGTCGAAATCGTCCTCCCACGCGGTGGTGTGAATGATCTTGCCCGCGAAGGTATCTATGCCGGGGAAGGGCGGCGTGTACGGCTGGGACAGGAAGCCGGTGGCGGC
This region includes:
- a CDS encoding ABC transporter substrate-binding protein, translated to MRRPGTSVRLIGALAASALAAGLMTGCGSKNQVPSIGYAVDAVIASYNGGTTLGASSGASAVFARVLTGFFYTGPDGQQVADTDVGTAKEVPGEAQTIQYRLNPDGVYSDGVKTTCDDLVLAWAARSGRFTKPGDRGPIPLFDAASTAGYADIERVDCQPGSKDATVVFRPDRHYLPWRNLFTAGEMMPAHVAARVANVPNVSAALQSGDPGALQRLADFWNSGWTIGSGSLDMSRFPSSGPYRIESFSDKDGLVLVANERWWGNKPLTGRIVVFPKTADIKKKVSDNAVGVVDIGGGSVKDLNLDGFSTQTVPGRGAEQLILATGGVFGPADARRAFALCTPRQDLFDKLGKAKDAPKTGLGAGPLNSRITQQDSLFYGATTGAAGKYRGGDAPAAAAALKAAGSPNITVRVGYTKPDERRTQTVAMIADACKAAGITVVDAGATDFTPTQLTEGKVDAVLAGTASRPGPAGSLSGVAATSALRTGSGLDFGRYGNGRYDAITDQLAADDNSTNTLNLLTEAENLLWADMPSIPLFATPRTIAFGSGMQNGIAGATQAGTGWNMDRWVLKR
- the secF gene encoding protein translocase subunit SecF; amino-acid sequence: MSNSSPTIDPATLTDELDYEATAPKHGFFERLYTGTGGFEIVGKRKFYYALTAAFILISALSIGIKGFTLGIDFAGGSRIALPAAAGVTTSKVEDVYATAIGHKPVSVQQVGSGGAASIQIRSDTLDQTQTDKLQTALFDAFHPKDGSGNQSRNAISVAQISETWGGQITRKALIALGVFILLTMVYIAIRFERDMSIAAIASLFFNMIVTAGIYSLVGFEVTPAAVIGLLTILGYVLYDNVVVFDKVEENTRGVLHLTKRTYGEQANLAANQTLMRSINTTVIGILPIVGMLVIAVWLLGVGTLKDLALVQLVGMIVGAYSSIFFAVPLLVSIKERWGPVAQHTKKVLARRNGQAGAAARAAAERRVQAATGRNFDEPTMQMPRPAGAGPRPGARPSGKRQKRRH
- the secD gene encoding protein translocase subunit SecD, which gives rise to MPPSKGTGHPFRLLGVYAALLAVIYALVFFTGDKAPTPKLGIDLQGGTRVTLTARTPDGSKPSQDSLHRAQSIIESRVNGLGVTNSEVVIDGDNLVVTVPGDNGQQARSLAVTAKLYIRPVMPGGIAPAKGSKQDTGTGAPAPSAPPALAPGENPSTAPAPASPPAPAAPEQPAPEQQPAPQNRVFPAQGPTGQEQPPTSAPATPTPTPTQTPTGDLTPQQKAEKEIAAAKALRQSTDPAVQQQAMATLDCSKPDPLAGADDPNLPLVACGSDGNVYLLDKSRISGEEIANATSGFDKMEARNVVDLTFKSTGADQWTELTKEYLGKQIAVVLDTKVITAATVQGVQTDGRSRISGNFTAASARDLANTLKYGSLPLSFQTSEAESVSATLGLSSLRAGLLAGAIGLAVVLVYCLLYYRMLGFLAGFSLVASGVAVYGLIVLLGRWIGFTLDLAGIAGLIIGIGLTADSFVVFFERIKDEMREGRSFRSAVPRGWARAQRTNLSGKTVSLIASVVLYILAAGQVKGFAFTLGVTTVLDVIVLYLVTAPLMMLASRSQFWAKPSVNGLGAIQQLARERKAGSITVKETARR
- the yajC gene encoding preprotein translocase subunit YajC encodes the protein MELLLPLLLVALLVPMFLGVRRQKREAEKVASMQDNLKIGDQVITTSGLYGTVVEIDDTTVDLEIAEDVVTTWLRRAISEVRAEDTAAETADDAATDAPESAPVEESAEQTETRLTKD
- a CDS encoding flavin-containing monooxygenase, whose amino-acid sequence is MAPQFDAIVIGAGFGGMGAGIELDRLGLSNYVILEREDDLGGTWHVNHYPGLAVDIASVTYSYSFEPNPHWSRLFAPGAELKKYAEHVADKYGLRRRMRFNTVVDGARWDAEHQQWVVSVAGGETLTGRYLLAATGFLSQPYTPPFPGIDTFAGKIIHTTAWEDDFDLTGRRAAVIGTGATAVQLIPEVAKKAAALTVFQRTPIWVVPKIDAAIPPAVQQLFAKVPVTQKAARLVNTSLLEALMVIGVLHFKHAKLLNRGAGVLAKAHLRAQVRDKEIRKQLTPHYDFGCKRPTFSNTYFRTFNQPHVRLETNSIDHVEADGIVTADGHKTEIDTLILATGFNLWDVNFPAIEIIGREGVNLGKWWRDNRFQAYEGITVPKFPNFLSLNSPYSYSGLSYFTTIEAQMKHMGRLFGELFRRGETTFEVTERANTEFLDRVTEKLGSSVFYGGDCSTARSYYFNQHGEAALLRPTSTVNAHREAVTFPLDDYSYGPAAA